agacaaaacaatacaaaattatataaaagACAAGCACCTCATAGccaaaaaaagaacaaatctGAGGTCAACTAGCACAGCTAGTGTAGATGAGAGAGTGCGTTCACAGAGCAAAGAAAAGCACAAGGCAAACAGAGACGTGATCTGCGTTGTCAGGTGGGATGATATCCAGCAGCTCGGTCTCGGCTGTCCCTGCCTGCAACCAGGCCCATCACGCAGCTGTAGTTTGCGGCCCGACCCCAGAGCAGGTTGTGTGTACAATCGTAATGTAAAACTGAAAAGACTGACATCTTTAATTAATATTCAGAATCCGTAAGTGTTGGTAAGAGCCCCTAAGAGTACAGCAATAACTGTGCCTTTCAATTTATCTGTCCAGTGTCCAGCCTGGCTGATTATACAGCAAACAACCTGAAAGACCCATCTCTTCCATAGCCTTAGTACATCTATTTTACACCAATGACGTGCCTCTCACGAGTGCCTTACAGTCACAGAGGCCCCACCCTGAAGACACTACACCTTCAACAGGTGACATCTCTAACAAAGAGCTTCAAATGCAATTCTAGAGAATTTTAGATCATAATAAGCATCTGTCTGTGACTATGGGAAAATATACGTTTTGCTGCTCCTTTACCACAATCCACCAGGGAAGCCTACAGCAATGACATTATGAAGTAAGTCTTGCTATTTTGAgatcataaatatatacatgtatatgagtgtgtgtatttctATTGTCACAGATGAGTTATCCATTTTAGTTAATACTCAATCTGACAATATCGGGTCAACGAGCTAGAGATCCGAGAGCCTCTTGTGATTATGAGTGTCACTGAAATCACAGGAGGACAAAAGCAACAACAATGAAACAAATCTGTCACAGTTAAATGACATTTAAAGCTTTCCCTCTTATAAATGTGGCCCCATGTTACCTAGTGGTTTATACTACCTCCCTGATGAGATTCATAAACTAATATTCAAAAACTAACTGGATTTCTAGCAATTTTACCAGTCTATATACCCTCTAAATGCAGtaaacattcattttaattacaggTTAAAATTGTTTAGCTcccagtattttaaaatgtagtttaagACCCAGAAATGAAGATGTTGTGCACTGCTATTAATTTTACTTGATCCCTTTAGGCTAATTCACACAAGAAACAATTCACTAAAGCCTGCTTTTCCCATTAAAGGATTTGTTAACATGGAATGTACAAAGGTTGTATGGGAATGACCTTCTCTTCCCTGCACTACATCACCCATAGTGCCTTTTGGTTCTTAGATGCCACGTAGTGCACAAATTGCTCTTGGGAAATACAGTCATAAAATCAAAGAGAACCAACAGCATTACAGTCACATAATTGGATATATTAGATACTTAAATTCCCACCACCTTTTACGTGACTTACAGTTTCCCTCAGAAGATATAAATTACAGTTAGTATTGGAATAATTTATCACGCCAGTCTGGCATGTTGGAACCCATTTAGTGGTGTacatcactcacacacatttatatatatttatcatctCTATACATCTATTAATATAAATCAACATTGCAAAAGGTAACCGAGCCGCACAGTGCTGAAGGTGCCAGGAACTGCAGCGTTTAACCTTTGGAAGTTGATTCTGTTCTTCTCCTCCACGGCAGACAGCAGAGAAAACCTAAGAAAACAGTCCACTCGCCAATGCAACTGCCATGGGTATTAATGGCTTTCAATGACGACTGGTTCAAAGACGCCAGCCGAGACCCTgcaagagaaagggagaggcgtTCAAACCTGCCCACACCTCGCATCACAGGGTGAGCAACATCTATACAAACCCATGAGACGCAGGCCCTTGCCACGTCACTAACCCATGTCATGTCAGCCGACACACAGAGCCATATTCAGCTTGACTCGCTATTATAGAATAACAGCCCTCAGGAAAATGATTTGAACAGACTACTCTTGTatccaactttttttttctgaaatctgAAATCATTTCTTCATTTCTTATATAACCATCCCATCAGCAATTTTTAATCAAGGTGCCACAGAGGAATGACTCTGGTTCTGGCATGAGAAATGAAGACAAACCACAGGCATTATTATGTCGCTTCATGCCACACTGCCGGTCCTGAGCTCCAAGGAAAGTCTGTCCTCACCGTATGTTCTTTCATGGGTGACTGGGACACTGCTTTTGTAAACACTTCAAGTTTCAAATCCTACACTCTGCTAAACTGAAGTAAAGAGTACGTTGTGAGAACCACAGAAAGAGGATTAGAAATCTGCCGACTCACTCCCTCACTACCCGTCTACTTAAACCAGTACCTCTACAGGCACGCACAGGCGCACTAGTGTCGGCTTTTATTACCTGTTTCCCAGCTGAATTCCACTCAGGGCAGTGGTCCCATCTCTGCTGACAAACAGCCTCAGGTTACTATCTGGAAGAGCAGAAAGCCGAACAGACTGGTGTCAGCTGGTGCACAGGAGGACGAAACCACAATTGAAACTTGACCTTGAACCAGAATCCTGTAGTTTAATTCGCATGAGAACGATGCAGAACTGCTTCAGATTGAATAACTTTCTCATGTGCTGAGAAGATATGATGCAGGTTAGACCTTTCTGTAGTAAAACTAACCCCcccatgctggaatacccacaGTAAGTGGTGAACTGGTAATGCCAAATGGTGAAGTATAAGTATTTATCGCAGTGCAATTCAAGAGCTGCCCAGCTTACCGAATTCAGCTTCAATAACTCATCATATTAATATGAAAATAGAGCACATCCTTAACGTCCTGAGATTGTGTTTTGAAATGAATAGTGTTAAACCGAGCACTGAACTCGAGGTGAAGACGAAaggcacacacagcagtgacttCACAGCGCCGTCAGGCCCCTCGCTCACCTTCGTTGTTGCTGACGTCGGTGAAGTCCTGGCTCTGGACAATCTTCTCCACGATGTCGTCGGCGTCGATCCGCGTGTCGTCCACCCACGTGGGGTGATTCTCCACAGAGTCCTTCTTCCTCCTGTTCGCCAGGCACAGAGGGAACCATTAAAACAGACCGTCTCTGCTGATGAAACCAGCAAGCCCACAGTCTGGGAACTGACTGCCAGCTTGAAACCAGCAAGCAGGCAGTGGCCAATTCAGTCCTTGACAGTGACAACTTTACGAAAACAAGATCAGGAGGCTGAAATCATGAGCTAATCACATACTTCATGTGAAAATTTATTTGATGTTAAAATAAACACCAAAACAACTACACTAATTGCTCTCAGTTATGCCAGAATAACAGAATCAGATCACTGGCACAAAGTAAATATCGGCTTTAAAAGCTTCAGGCAGATTCAGTCAATTGCCATTTGCACTTCATATCCGTCAATTTGGGAGACGGGCAGTATGGGGCGGAGGAGGGAGCATTTCAGAAGGATGCGGTTTCACCCCTAACTCTGAACCCCATGAAAAAGATACGAAAGTTTGAAGGAGATCTTGCAGTACCTGGAGGCTCGGTCTGAGGGGAGCACGGGCCGGGGGGGGCGGGGAGGCCTCTCAGGGCGGCTGGGCTCCTTCTCGCCCTCCGTGCTCTCCACGGTCATGCTGAGCCCCCCCGAGGCGCTGCTGCTGGTGGAGGTGTTGCGCCGGTGCGTCAGGTCCGACAGGCTGGAGGAGCgcgagtgctctgtgctgtagccTGGAGAGCCAAGGGGATGGAGAGAAGGGTCAGGCAATCGATACTACCATATCACAGCTATATCCCTCTCATATTTGGGCTGGATCAGGCTCAGACTGACAAGGAAGAAACCTATAGTTAGCAAACTCCAATGCATAAATAAGTTAAGAGGAATGAAAAAAACCAGTCATTGGCCTACATACATGACTGTAAACCCTGAAATGGATCAAACAGCTGAGCAATGGGGGTCCTATAATCCACTCCTGTGATTATTGGTAGCTGGAGCTGAGAAAGTAGGCCCCAGAGCTGCACTTTGGATCAAAGTTAAAACTGATTAACTGAGGAGATGAATTTCCCTGTATAGTAGTCGTCCGAATCTCATTTCGATTTCGCTTGACTTGGAGAActgaatcatttttttttttttttttacaaatatgatTTCAGTAAAATGATCAATAATCAACACACATACTTAAATACAGTTTAGATGGTTTGGCGTCATTCTAACCCCTTTCAAACTAAGCCAGCTTTGAGATTTTAGGCTAAAAGATACTTCGCACTGCGGAAGGTCAAAGCTGTGTTCAGATGTCACAGAGGCAGCACTCACAGGCCATTAAATTAAGAGGATCAATATAAGGCATGCCATTCCTAAATACTGCAGACTGCTGTAAAGGAAGTTGTAAAGAATCAATAACACGAGGCATGATGTGCAGTTTTTCAGATGGTGCGAGAGCAGGATCTGATCAATGCTTGCTGAATAAGGACTTCTGTACGAGCATATTGTGGAGAGTCACCAACCGACCTTCACTTTAGATCTGTCCAATACAAATCCAATAGGTACGAATCATTATAaaaccagaatcacacaatGGCTGATACACCCATAAATGAAAGGCAGAGACAAGAGGGGAAAATACAGCAGACCTGAATGTAGACATTGCATTTGTAGACTTTCTTTCAGTAGGACATATTCATAAATCTTTcagttatgttttttgttagtttattcAGGGTAATGAATAAATCTGGAGGACACGGTGTACATATACTGCTAAATTACATTATATAcaccattttaaaacaaaaacaagacagctTTTCTTTTCGTGTTACTTTTCATTTGGTTCCAACAAATTGTCTTCAATCAAAAATATCTCTGTAGTGGCACAAACAGAGGGGAGACAGGTTGCCACTTTATCAGATCAATACTACAGGTTGTTCATGTGTGCAGAGGTATGTGCACTCGGGTCATCAGAGGCGGGGCTGCTGAGAGCAGTCGTGCTCCTCGTTACCTGATATTTTGGACTGCTGGCTGGCGTAGCTGGAGTTGCGGGAGTGGCCCGTGTGGAACACCTCGTCTGGGCTGGAGAGATTCTGGTCTGCTTCATCGGGCAGACCTGCACCAAACACGGCAACTCCAGTTAAAATCTCCAAGGGCACAGAGGGGAAAGCAATAACGGCCCTGTGGACGGCAGCCTCTGAGCAGAGCACAACTACCCCAGATAAGGGCGAAAACAGATCGAGGAGGTGCAGGCATTTCCCTGAATAAATGGAACTGGAAAAGGTTACGGTTAAGAAAAGTAACggtttaaatacacacacacgtttaattttgtttaattttaattcttaAATCTTGTCGAACACCTTATTATGAGGATAAATATAGACTGATGGACTGAGCCTACCTCCAGAGATGAACAAACGCAGGTAAAGCCAAGCAGCTGTGCCTGGCTAAGTGTGTGCTTGATCCCTCTTACCTGAGCTGAGGACCGAGGAGCGAGACTTGAGCGACCGCACCGAGGAGATGCCGGTGGAGGGGGCAGGGGTGGCCCCGGTGCCCTCCCCCTTACAGTCCAGCTGCAGGGAGTGGTCCTGTCCCGGGATGAAGATGGACTTGGCAGTGCTTGGAGGCCTAGAAACCGAGAGCAAGAGTGAGTGCTGACACAGGCAAACCGACTGAGATGAAACTCGATGCTCCTTGGGTGTTAGATAGATAACATTTCTATAACCTGCCATTTATAGAACCCCCAAAAAACATGCAACATACATAGAACAAgtacaaaaaacatacaaacacactcacGTTTTAAAGCAAGGATCTCCAGACAGCAGCGTCATCCCTATTGTAACCTGGACAGAAAGATGCAGGTGATTAGCAGGGAACCATTAAAACATTTCACTATAGTCTGTACAATACGTGTTGAATGGCCAAGTCCAGCTGCGCAACCTCTCAAATGGGACCTTATTGTTACAACACCATTGCTAGAAATGCCCTTAGGAAGTGTTCTGGCAAATAGTAACGTATGGCCAGAGAGCTGTCCACAGAgcgaagaaaaggccggggtcTCCTCACCTTTAAAATGGAGTTGTCTTGCCGGGTATTCTTGGTGTCATACCCCTCCAGTAAGCAGCAGCGCACAGCAGAGCCCGAACCAGCAAACTCCGCCATGTTGAGGTCAGTAAAGCCAAGCTGAAAGACAGGAGAAGAAAGGGACAGTTAGACAGACATATGGGGGGGGAAACACACAAGCAGAGCCAGACCCAAACCCAAAACAGTAATCCAAGATGAAAATCTGTCTTTTGGCATAAAGCATCTGTAGATCAAACTAGGCTCCTTTATACCTTAAATTTTGATTTGATCATTGTATCTATAACTACAAACTCAGCGATAGTGTAAAAATGAGCAGCCTTGACCCTCCTTGGATGGCAACATTGCAACATAATACTAAACACAAAACTGAGAAGGCACAAACAACTAGCCATATCTACCCGGTTAAACATCATGCAGGACCTGTTGAAGACTGGCATACAGAAAGGTGATGTGTATACAAATGGCTGGGAAGGACATTTGGGAAAACTGGGGAAAGAATGGTTCGGGAGTCACTAACTGTAATGCAGAAAGGTTTGTTTGAATGCTTACATAATTAAAACCAGATCTCTTTCTGTAATGATGCTCATCTCCTTAATCTTTAAATAGCTGAACAGGCACGTGAAAACTGAGTCAGAAACTTGTGCAGCACAATGCCTCAAAACAGGCTCTCTGCAGCAGCTGCACAAGGAGCTCTGAAGTGGCCGTTACAGCAAGCACACCCCCAGAGCTGCACAATATTACATCAGCATCTAATCACAGCCCCTGCCCAAGGACAACAACAGTAGCAGCACTGTATGAAGGGAGAACGACAGGAGAACCAATACAGCATTTtcccagaggaaaaaaaagacaaaatcacCCCTCGGATGAACACGTTGTTAAAAACGTTCAGTCAATATTGATCGAAGAAATGTGATGAGAGAGAAAACGACtcctggaaaaacaaacattcttcacagagggagaaaaaaagatAGCACAGTGAGCTTTTCCAAAACCCATTCTGTTAAAAGGCTGGTTTTAACACACTGACGCAAACCTCAGGGGACTGGAGTGGAGAAGGAGAGCTTAGAGGGTTTTTATTTCTGATTGTGGTCCTGCTTTGGTTTGGATCAGACCCCTGTGTTTGGTGGGTGGTCTGCGTTAAGGAGAGCAtttttaacaatttatttttcaccGTGTGGACTGGCAGGTGAATCCTGATCTTCGGTAGAGAAAACTTCAATCCGTAAATAAAGAGGAACAGCTCATCTGGAGCTCTGAGCGAATACACAATTGGATAATGCTCATAAACCCCGGAGAAATCCAAGAGAGGCCCTTGGATTTGTTGTATTGTAGAACAATGATCCAGTAATAGTATGCTGCCACAGCAGGGAATCCACGTCTGATTAGGCAGATAGATGTGTAAGTCACTCATGACAAAATCAATCTTCGGTGCCATTGCTTACTATAAATACGGTGTATGTGTATGCTTTCACGCAAGCACATAATTACACAGATACCTTAATACCCAAGAACCCATTGCAGCACTGATGAATAAACAAATTATCTTAAGGCcctacattttcatttatttgacaAGCCGTCATGAGTTTTTGTTCAGGAGGACTGTGGGGCTTTTTCATCACGCTCAGCAGGAACGGCGCTGTGCAGAGAAAGGGTTAACGTCCCTCAGCCGTTATATAATCAAGGGCATGCGAGCCGGAGCAGGTTAGCGATCCGTGAATCACACTTGATTACGAACATCACAAAGCACTCTCTCTGCCTCCAGTCATCCAGCAGCAAACAAAACGTGAACAGTGCCATTACTGTACTGTGGGATGCTTTAGAAGCACTAATGGGATTCAcgttgcttaaaaaaaaaaaaaaaaagtctatacTAAATGGTTACAAGCTTCAATATGCATGGGCTTTTTAAACAAGCCTGTGATGAAGCATACAAttgactttctttttttctttctttctaataACCTCAAATGAGATTGTCTTATCACTacattgaaacaaaacacagaccaATGAAATGCTGCGGATGCAGAAACTGGAAAGTTGGCCTCTTGAGTCTCTGATCTAGGCCATCCAACCTTGTAGGTTTACCTGTTGTGTAAATTCTTCCCGTTACAGAAACGGTCTCCTATGATAAATGTTGACGACTTATTAAACAAATCACTGGCAAACTGTTTAAGGTACACACTGCCTTACTATTCGTATTTTCTTAATAAACCTTCTGATTGtcaattaattgtattgatTAGTTACACACACAGAACGGCTATCAGCCCAGGGTTTTTAGCAAATCTAAATGCAGGCATTAACATTCTCAACGGAGAAACATCTAGTTTAGTCACCTTAGATTTTATTGGGAGTGTTACTATTCAATTGAAAGACTTGCAAGTCATTCATCTATTGAAAATGTAGGTTTGACACTTTCTAATGAGAAACTGATTGTTATCACTGAGCTGAAGATAAGAAATTGATTGCAGCTAGGAAAATGATGCACGCCTTCCCAGGCTGGTCGCCTACAGGTGGAGGAAGAGTCATCAGATTTGCCATTGGTCGATTAAAAGGGTTATGTAGAGAGAAAGCAAAATCTGCTCCTTTGCCATCAATAAGATATAAAGATAATGACTCAAAAACCTCTGAACCAAACCCTTCCATTATAGAGGGATGGAGACAGAGGCACCTTGACAACCATTTAAACAGAAATTATTTTGAACTGCAGGGAGGGAGAATATGCTTTTTCACAATCCAGTCTTTAGTTCTGTGCTGAAAGACCGGTGACTATGACTGAGTGACCATATCCAAAGCATCAGTTGTTCCACATGAGCCTGAAAGTGACCTGTAGTAAACCTAAGCATTGCATCTGAGCTCGAGCACTGAACCAATTCCAAGGGAACCAACTTGTGACAGAAGCACCTTGTGGGTGCAATGTGTCACCGTCTCACGTGACTGCCCTTCCCCAGTGCTCCCATGGATCACTCACACTTCCCTGTGTAAGACACACAAGCTTCACTACAGAAATAGAAAACCAAAAAACCCTCAGTAAGTAGCTTTAAAACTCACATGCAGTACCTCCTTTACCACTGTACCAGACAGGACAGATGGTCAAGAAGCATGTTAAATGTACttgcaaaacacacagtggtgATTGTTCACTCTCCTAATGGCAGTTTCTTGTTGTAGGAGTTTGTTATGATTCCCATACAACTGAAGTGTTAAACTGAGGATATCTGGAATACAAAGAGCAGTGCTAATTTCAGAGCATATTGTAAAGGCAATTCAGTTGCTCAAAATGAATGAACACGGGTAATTCAATGAAGACACTGTGCTCAAGAtgagttaatttaaaaaagggaCCTACCCAAAAGCCTTAGGGTGAATTTAGTGAAGAGCACACAGACAATTATTCTTATTAGCTGGCCACCCAACAAGCTGCCATGATTCAAATCATTCTTCAGTTTTTTTCCTATAGAGCACCTTTTCCCaggcagcaacaacaacaaaaaaaacttaacaAGTCACTCCAACATAGAGCACAAACATACAATCATATAAAATCAGGCCAGATCCAAAACTAAATTATGTATAGCCAACAAAGCACACACAGAGgatttcaaataaacatttagaggGAGATAAATAATTCACAAAGAGCAACCCATTCATAGCAGGTAACAAAAGACCCAGACGTCAGCATTAATCACTAAGTGGCAATATGTTAATTGAGAGAATGGTGCAGAGCAAACCGAGTCTTCACCTATAAAGAAGTTTGGGTACATGCCTCACTCTCTGTATTTTGAAGAGAGTAAGAAAAGGCAGGTTTCTAAAGCAGTGGACTAGAAACCAACTTAAGAGAGCTTGGTCAGATCAGCCATTTAACTAGAAGAAGTCATTCCATGCCAGATCCACCAAATTCCAGGAAAATCCACACCTTGGGGTTtagattgtattaatattttgtgtAGTGGAAGAAATGGGTAACATACAAAACTAGGTAAAATATATAAGCTCAAATATGAAGATTTGCTGACCTTTTTTATGGAGGGGGAGGCATCTAATTTTGGAGTAATTGTGAGCAGAAATGTATAGTAGAAATACTCAAGTACTATAGTATTTATTTCACATGAATGCTACAGAAGGTTTAATTAACTAGAGGAGTCATAACAACCTACATCAAATTTGTAGGTCCTCAAAATCACACAAACACCACAATTCAAGCTCAACTACCCCCTCCCTCACCAAATATTTATCACTGTGCTTAAATATTTTTCCTGGTTTCAGGATTGACTCATCTTTCactacacacaaaaacaaaggaaaatccCAATTGGCAGGTTGGGAAGGTCTGGCTCATTTGACCCACAGTGACAGAGGAAATCAACAGTTCAATAATTTCCCCCCTCCAGGCAAGACAGCTGTGGGGCCCATTTGGACTTCAGCTCTGCAGACTGCCGGTTGGAGCAGTCCCTCAGTGCTTGTCCAAGATGGCAGCCACGTGCTGATTCAGGGGAACTGTGGCGCTTGTTGTCTTCCTCCCGGATGCTGACGACAGCAGCGGCGGAGGACAGGGGGGTGAAAGAAGCGAGGAACAGCGAAGGAAATAGTACCGAAAGTGTTTGGGAAAGATAACATCCTTTACCCAGAAATGACACTTCTTCCGGCAGCTTCCTCTCGGCTTAGGAAACAGGGCATTCAGCCAGTCACCTACCAATCATGCCTGTGGATCTTGGCTGTTGGCTGAAAAGTACACTTCTTGATTTCCACGATTCCATAGACTTATGGAAAAATCATACTGATGGAACATTCCCCAAAGTATCAAATCCATTTCCTATTATTGCGCACCTATATATCTTGTATTCATGTTATTTCCGATATGATTTACACTGCAAATAATCAAAAGCATTGGGACAAAATCGACAACACACTAGACGGCTACTCAATGTCTTAAACGGTAGGTAGGCTCACCTTTGtctcattaattaattactggaATTGTTTGTACAGATTGCTGGAGGAATAAATTGTCATTTCATTAACAGGGCTGAAAAAGGCCCAAACCATAAAAAGCCATTAATGCTGATAATACATTGTAGTCAAATGTACTGACTGTCACTAACAAAAAACATCTACATACCACATTACACAACATTACTAGCAAACAGACGCTTGTCCTATTCAGCCTACCTGTCACAAAAAAAGGGACATAAAATATAATCAGAATTCCTCGGATACATTTCATACAGGAGTCTCAAATGACTGTCCTACATTTGACATattactgaaataaaaatgataaaccACCATATAAAATTGTCCCACGCTGTCATGTTCAGACACTAGGGGGCTTTAACTCACATTTGCTAGACGGATCCACCAATCACCCATTCAAGGACAGCTGAATCTGGGACAGGCATTGAAATTGACAGTAAGCAGGAGTTGGTGGTATAAAGGGTGGAGTATCGAGAGAGAGACCAATATACACTGGAGCAAAACATGTTCAAGAGGAATAAGTGGTGCTTAGTGAGGGTGGTGTTAAaagacctacacacacacacacacacatacacacacatacacacacatacacacacatacacacacatacacacacatacacacattggTATTTGAACTTTATTTGGCTCCAAGTTCAATCACCAGGAGGAAATGAAGAAATACACAACCAGAAGAGAATAGATTTTCTGTCCTCAGTGTTCAACATCCTCCCCCAAAAAATCAGAACCAGAACACATTTTCACATAATGATAATGTAAGTTAAGTTATCAGCCAAGCGCAGTCATACACACTTCACTATCGCACAGAGGGGTGGGGGCAGAGTCCATTGCGGTCTCCAAGGCAATCTGGGACGTGCCATTGTGAGGAGGAGGATGTAAAAAAGCTGGGaatctcactctcacactctgTGGTAATGACTTGCTAAGGTCTGAAAAAATATTGGTCAGGCTCCCCAGACACaaattgcaaaaataataaGCTTGCTTCTTCTCCGATTCCTAGGACCATTGCAATCAAGCAAATGTGATCTCCCAAATGTCTGACGGA
This DNA window, taken from Amia ocellicauda isolate fAmiCal2 chromosome 9, fAmiCal2.hap1, whole genome shotgun sequence, encodes the following:
- the LOC136758442 gene encoding early estrogen-induced gene 1 protein yields the protein MAFLMKKKKFKFQTHFTLEELTAVPFVNGVLFCKIRLLDGGDFATSSSREEVLENCVRWKKRFSFVCKMSANPTTGVLDPCICRVSVRKELKGGKTFSKLGFTDLNMAEFAGSGSAVRCCLLEGYDTKNTRQDNSILKVTIGMTLLSGDPCFKTPPSTAKSIFIPGQDHSLQLDCKGEGTGATPAPSTGISSVRSLKSRSSVLSSGLPDEADQNLSSPDEVFHTGHSRNSSYASQQSKISGYSTEHSRSSSLSDLTHRRNTSTSSSASGGLSMTVESTEGEKEPSRPERPPRPPRPVLPSDRASRRKKDSVENHPTWVDDTRIDADDIVEKIVQSQDFTDVSNNEDSNLRLFVSRDGTTALSGIQLGNRVSAGVFEPVVIESH